The segment GCGGTCAGCGCTGCCCTCGATCTTTGGACAAGGCGTTGGCACCAAGTTCACCGCGGCAGAATCCGAGGATTGGTTACGCGAGAACTGGAAGCCGGATTGATAACGCTCGATACCTCAGCGGTCCTGGCATCAATCGACCGAACCGATCCGAACCACGACCGAGTCATTGATGCGTTGGCCCGCGCACGAGGTCCGCTGGTGCTTCCGATTGCGATCCTCTCGGAGGTAACCTACCTCGTCGAGGAGAATCTCGGAACCCATATCCTTGAATCGTTCATCTGGACCATCGTCGAACACCAGTTCATTCTCGATTGCGGCGACCAGGATATCGCCCGTATCCATACACTCGTCGTTCGCTATCGCGACTTGCCGCTTGGATTCTCGGACGCCGCAGTGATCGCTTGTGGGGAGCGAAACGGCGGTCTCATTGCGACGCTGGACTATCGGCACTTTGGCGTGGTTGCCGGTGAGGGTACGATCCGGATCGTGCCCTGAGTCTTCTCGAGGAACTGCCGGACACCTGGACTGACACTGGGGAGAGCGATTGGTCAGCGGTCCTCGATTGGTGAGACTGGTTGCCAGAACGAACCGGCACTGTCGTCCAGCCAGGCGGCGGCTTCGGCGGTGACCTGGGCGAGGGTGAGGGTGCGGCCGGCGGACCAGTTTGGGTCGGCCGGGCCGGTGCGAACGCGCTCCGCGGTGCGCGCGAAGCGCTCCCGCTCGGGTACGGGGAAGTTGAAGCCGTAGATCTCCGCCTGAGCTTCGACCGCGCCGAACCAGCGGCTGGCCCGTTCTGGCTCGTCCACGGCAGCGGCAAGGGTCGCTACCATCGCCATCCAGTCGATCAGGCTCTCGCGCGTGCCGACCGTTCGCCAGTCATCGAGGGAATCCAGCAAGCTCGTAACTGCCTGCGCATAGTCGCCGCACTCGCAATGTGTGAGTCCCAGCATCTCGGACGCGATGGCCCTGTAGTAGACGTCACCCTTTCGGTCGAATCGCGCGAGGGCATCAGTGAAAAAGCGTCTTGCTGAGTCCAGATCATCGAGTTGGCGCGCAAGCATTCCGCGGTTGTAAAGGACAAACCCTGGAACATCGATCCAGTCGTCGGGGTGCGCTCCCCGTGGCTCGACCTCTGCCAGGAACAGGTTGGCCTGCTCGGCATCGCCTGCGTCCACAGCGCCGCCCGCGAGGTGCGCCAGGGCAAACACGATGGTGCGGCGATGATCGAGCGCTCGGGCGAGCGCGAGGCCCTGGAGCCGATACCTGACTCCCAGATCGACATTCCCATAGGTGTGCTCGATCTCACCCAGGTACACCAGCGTGGCAGCGCGTTCCGCAGATGGTTCTCCTCCATCGCGCACCAGCGCGCGTTCGAGCCAGCCGCGGCCCTCGATGCGATGGCTGCGTAGCATCCAGAGTCGAAAAAGGGATTGAGCCAGTCGCAGTCCCAGACGGGTGTCATCGATCTGTTCGGTCCATGCCAACGCAACCCGGAAGTTCGGCAGCTCCCGCTCGATGCGATCCAGCTCACCGTACGCCGTCGGCCCTCCGTCGGTGTCGAGGGTTTCGGCAAGGGCCAGGAACCAGGCTGCATGCGCCCCGTGAACGGCATCCGCTTCGCCAGCGGCAATGAGCTGTTCCAACCCGAACTCCCGGATGGTTTCGAGCATGCCGAAACGGGCATCGCCGTCCGGTTGCTCCGCTTGCCAGACGAGACCGCGGTCGACCAGCGCCGCGAGCAGGTCGAGCTGCGAGACGACAGCCCCTCCGGGCATCTCCTGAGTGCTCGCGGTCATGATCGATTCAGCAGCCTCGAGCGTGAATCCGCCATCGAAGACGGCGAGTTGCCGGAAGGCGGTTTGTTCCTCGGGCGAGAGCAGCTCGTAGCTCCAGGCGATGGCGGCGCGCATGGTTTGCAGCCGCTCGGGCAGGTCGCGCGGACCGCCTGTGAGCACTGGCAGGCGCCGTTCCATGCGCGCGAGCAGCGCCGACGGTGGCAGCAGCGACGTCCGCGCCGCGGCCAGCTCGATAGCGAGTGGCAAGCCATCGAGCCGGCGGCAAATCTCGACCACCGGAGAGACGTTCGTCTCGGTCAGCGCGAAGGCGGGTTGCACCTGCCGGGCACGGTCGATAAAGAGCGCGACCGCTGGAGATCTGGTTGCGTCTTCCATCAGAAGCTGTGCTTCCGGGTCCGGCAAGCGCAGCGTGGGGACTGGGTACAGTTGCTCGCTGGAGAGCCGCAGCGCTCCCCGGCTGGTAACCAGAACCTTGAGCTCGGGGATGCCAGCAAGCAGCGCGGCCACATCGGCGGCAGCATCCGGCACTTGTTCCATGTTATCGAGCACCAACAGCGCGGGGCGATTTCCTAGAGCGTCGCCTATCCGATCGATCAGCGGCCGGTCGCCGGTTTCCTGGACGCCAATGGCCCGCGCGATGGTAGGAACGACCAGGCTCGCGTCACGCACGGGCGCCAACGCGACGAAAACCACGCCACCATCGAACGCAGCGGTCATTTCATGCGCGACTGCGAGGGCGAGCCGAGTCTTGCCGACACCTCCTGGACCAGTCAGGGTGACCAGGCGGACCATGCCGTTGGAGAGCATGGCTGTGAGATCGGCTGTTTCACGCTCGCGGCCGATCAGCTCGCCGGCCGTGCGGGGAAGCTCGGAGCGCCACGCGTCCAGGTCGAGTGATGTCTCGCTGGACTCCACCGGTAGGTGGGGAGCGAGCTCTGGTCTGGCCGCGGCGATGAGGGATGCGCGCTCACTGTCGGAGAGACCGAGCCCTTCGGACAGCATGCGAATGGTTTCGGGTCGTGGTGCGGTGCGCAATCCCCGCTCGAAATCGCTGACCGTGCGCGCGCTCAGACCCGATCGCTCTGCCAGCTCCTCCTGGCTCAATCCAGCAGCCAGCCGGAAATGGCGAACGAGTCCGGCAAGGTGCATCGGCGCTCCCAACGACATCGGAAGACTCCAGCGATCGGACAGCTATCGTGTGCGATTCTGGCTCCATCCTATCACCCGCGATTCCATTGTGACCCATTGGTGAGCTACTGGTGAATCGATTGCGTGGAAGCTCCATTTGGGCGGTCTCATGATCGAGATGCGCCAATCGATCGTTCAGTTGCCAAAGGAGAGCCACGATGCACGCGCTCGGATCGACGTTCAGCCCTATCGCTCGCAGAATCGCGCTCCTGGCGTTGGCCTCGACCCTACTGGTCGTTCCGGTCACGATTGCCAGCTCAGGCCATGCCCGGGCAGCCGATGGAATCGCTACCCAAACGATTGCCTCCGTCGCCGATATCGACAGCGACAGCCAGCTCATCGTGATGCGCATGGTGGTCGAACCCGGCGTCACCCTTGCGGAACACCATCACCCGGGACCGACGTCGTTTGTGGTCATCTCGGGCACGCTGCAAACCACCCTGATCCGCGGTGGAGCTTCCGTGAACCGGAACGGCATGGACCAGGTGGCCGAACTCGGCGACACGATGAACCTTTCGCCCGGGGTCGTCATCTCCTACTCCCCTGACGCCGTGAAGACACTGGCGAACCATGACAGCGCGCCGCTGGTGCTGATGGCAACGATGTTGCTCGATCACGGCCAGCCGATGGTGGCCTTCGAGGATGGACCGGCACTGTTCATATCCAACCTGGGCGCCTCGATGCTGGCGTGACGCGTAGCGCGAACCAATGGGTGCCGGATGCGGCACCCGACATCCCAACACGGCAAGCGCCACGCGGCAAACCGCGTGGTTCTTGCTTACCGGCCGATCGGTCTCCTCACGCCGCGTGGGGACCGGGTGCGGCCGCTTCAGCCTGATCCAGTACCTGCAGCGCAATGTCCATGGCATCGGCCATCGTCATGGCGGCGCCAGCTTTGGACGCGAGCGAGTTTGGCTCTCCCTGCGGCATCGGTCACCCCGAAACTCGGGTCTCTGAAACGAATCGTTCCAGAGCCATCCTATCACCCGTCGATCGACCGTGAGCGACCTGTGCGCGAGGTGTGAGCGTTCTGGCTGGAGTCCCGGGATAGACGAAGGCACGATGGAAGCGCACCAGAATCGACTGGCGAAGGAACGAATACTTTTAGAGGAAAGGAGCAACGGATGAATGCGTCACGCACAACTGCCCGTCGGATCGCCGCCAGCATCGTTGCCATAGCGTTAGTTGCGAGTACGTTCTTCATCCTGCCAACGAGCGAGGCGGCCGCGGAGGGCCGGCTTGCGGGCATGCCGTCAACGGAAACGCTTGCTTCGGTTTCGATGGCGGAAGACGGCAGCCGGTTGGTCTTGCTTAAGATTGCGCTCGCACCGCGCGTCACGATCCGCGCCCACAGTCATTCAGGACCGGCAGTTATCACTGTCATCTCGGGATCCCTGCAGATCGACCTTCTTCGAGGCGCGGCAACCGCCAATCAAGACGGCGCCGAGACATCGGTTGAGGTTGGGGCAACGACGTATCTCTCTGATGGCGACTCGATTGCGTTTGCCCCGAGCGCAGGGGAAACGTTATCGAACCATGGCAATGAACCGCTCCTGCTGGTTGCATCGATTGTGCTCGAACCAAAGGAGCTGATATTCGATTACGACTACTGGACGCCACTTTCCCGCCCCAATCTTCAGTAGGTGGCCGCACCTTCGCGCGGACAGCCAGGCGATCTCGGGACCCGAGATCGCCTGCCACATTGTTGCGTGAACGGGCCACGGTTGTTACGGCAATCGGACTGAAGATCGGTCCGAAGATGCCAGACCGCGCACCGCTACCACTGGCGGTGCGTACCGGACTATCCCTCGAGCTGGGTCACCCGGATCATGAGCGCGGTCACCGGATCGCTGCCGTCGTTCCGAAGGGAATCGGGGAGGTCCCCGGGGTGCTGGTACGACGTGGAGACCGGCTCCGAATCGGTCATGATGTGCGCCAGGGCGCGATCGCCAACCACCGCCGGTGGAAGTGTGGTGCCCGGTCCGAGCACAACCCAGACGATCTCGACCTCCCATTCGCCGGCGGGGATCGGGTAGTTGTCGAAACCGAGCGGACGAACCGTGACGGGGCCAACGATCATGGTGCGGGCCAAGCGCATCGTCGAGAAATGATTGAGCGCTTCTGGCGGACGCGGCCGATCGGCGGGATAGGCTGACAGCATGCCTTGTGAATCCTGCACGAGCGTTGCGATGCGCGCGACGACCGTATCAGGGCTGTCGTTCTGGACGTTCGCGCGGTACGCCGGGATGACAATAGCCTGTCCCGGTTTCGCGGAAACACGTTCGTCTGGACCGGGCGCCGATGCGACACCGGAAACGAGGTCGAGCAACTGGCTGAAGCCATCCCCGATCAGGGTCAGGCTCCCTTGCTCGATCAGCAGCAGCGCAGGCCCGTCGACAGGAAATGCTCCACCCGCGTGCGGAGCGAACGTGAGCTCAGCGATGGCAAGGTGGCCGCCTTGCAGCAAATGGACGGGCGCCGGCGCTGTCGTGAGCGGGTGCGTCAAGACCGTATCGGGTTCGGTCGTCCATTGCTGCGTGACGCGTCCGTCACTCACCCGGAAGAATTCCTGGGAGACTCCGGACGCGCTGCCCAAGGCGGCAAACGGCGCCTCTTCGATTCCTGACCGGCGCACCGTGGCGATGGCAATGTCACCTTCGGATTCGATCTTCTCGACCGTGAACCGAAGGTCCGGCAGCGTCGACCGAAGGGCCATCAGATAGGTGAGCAGACCGGAATCGGCTCCCATCGCGCCATGTGCGGGGACGACCACCAGCGCATCCGGCGCGAGGAGGTTCGAAACGGCGCCGGCATCGCCGGTTTCCATGTACTCGTTGAGTCCGGCGTAGAAGCTGCGGATGGTTTGCGTCGCGTTGGTCGAGCGCGCCAGATACGGAGAGACGAGCGGAATCCTTCTGACCTCCAGCAGCGCCATGAAGCTGACCGCCACCAGGAGCACGACCAACAGCCCGGAAAGGCGCCGCCCAGTCGAGCTGGCATAGCACTGCGCATCGGTGGTGCGTCGATTGCCCTCGCGTGACCTGACACTATCGACCGTGCTCTTGACGATCATCTCGCTGCCTCCACGGTTCGCTTATGTCCATCATGCACGCGTGCCTCAGGGGGCGCTATACGCAAGGCACACCGTTTTCCTGCAGCTTTCGGCGTCAGACCCTGCCGACAATCGACATTGGGACGCAATTCCCGGGTTTCAGGCGCCAAGACCACGCTCGTTCGAACACGCAGCATCACGAGATTCGGTGTGCCGGCGCGCTGTCGCCGAGCAGGTTTCATCCGGCGCATTTCGAGCGAATCATCTGCTCGGAAACACGCACTGACACTCGGATAGAATCCGCGCGACATCGTCGCGTGGAAGGGGAAGCGGGTGAAGGTCGGGTTTGCATCGCTGGTGGGGCTGGAACCGCGCCCGCTGGTGGACGTGGTCGCCTGGGCGGCAGCCAACGGTTTGCAGGGGATGGAGGTCAATGTCGGTCCGGGACACCCCGTGACCGATGGTGGATCGCTCCACGGGCATCTCGATCTGGACGCAATCTTGTTCGATGGTCCGGAACCGGTGCGGGCGCTCTTCGATGACCACGGCATCGAGCTCACCGCGCTGGCCCCGATGATCAATCTGCTGACATCGGACGACGATTTGCGTCGACAACGCATCACCGTTATGGAAAAGACGATCGACGCCGCGGCAGCGCTTGGATGCCCAACGGTGGTGACCTACACCGGTTCGGGCAACGGGATGTACTTCTATGGGCTGCCGGGTGTGGGTGACGCGCATCCGTCGAACACGGTGGCGGAAAACCTCGCCCGGTACGTCGAGGTCTACGGTCCGCTCGCCGAGCGCGCCGAAGCCAGGGGGGTGCGCATCGCGTTCGAGACTGCCGGGCGCGGCGGGGGTGAAGGAAACATCGCCCACAATCCCGAGCTCTGGCAGGCCATGTTTGCCGCGCTTCCCTCCCCGGCGATAGGACTCAGTTTCGATCCATCGCATCTGCTCTGGCTGGGCATCGACGACACTCCCGGATTGATCCGCGAATTCGGCAGCCGGATCTATCACGTCGACGGCAAGGACTGCGAGATCGTGCGCGACCGCTTGCGGCGTCAGGGCATTCTCGGCAGCGGGTGGTGGCGCTACCGGTTGCCCGGCAACGGCGAGCTCGATTGGGTCGCCATCGTCTCCGCGCTGCGCGCCATCGGCTACGACGGCACGATCAGCATCGAACAGGAAGACGATCTCGATCCGGGGTACGACGCGGTGGCCCGTTCGGCCCGCTATCTGCATGAGGTATTGGGCGAATGAGCGAGCAAGCGCTACGCGTTGGCATCATCGGCTGCGGCAAGATCGCGCGCACCCACGCCGAAGCAATTGGAATCACCCCGGGAGCATCGCTGGTCGCATTCTGCGATGCCGATCCGGGCCGGGCAGAGGCGTTCGCAAACGAGTTCGGCGCGGAGATCGCCACCGATTCGCTGGACACCTTCTTTTCAAAGGGAACCCTGGATGCAGCGATGATCTGCACCCCGCATCCGGTTCACGAACAGCTGGTGGTGGCCTGCGCCGAGGCAGGCGTCCACGTGCTCTGCGAAAAACCGATCGCGGTCCGGCTGGAGGAAGCCGACCGGATGATCGAGGCGACCGATGCGGCCGGGGTCGCGTTCGGGGTGATCTTCCAGCGGCGGTTCTGGCCGGCAGCGCAACGCATCCGCCGCGCGATCGACGATGGGCTGCTCGGCACGCTGACCTTTGGATCGTCCTACTCCCATCTCTGGCGCCCGCGGTCGTACTTCGAATCCGATCCCTGGCGCGGGAAATGGGAAACCGAGGGCGGCGGGGTGATGATGAACCAGGCTGTGCACATGGTCGACATGCTGCAGTGGTTCATGGGCCCCGCAGCGGAGGTGTACGGCAAGATCGCGACCCTGCGGCATGGGGCATATATCGACGTAGAAGACACCGTGGCGGCCACGGTCACGTTCCAGAGCGGGGCGCTCGGCGCGATCGAGGCATTCACCACCGTGGAACCCGAGTTCGGGTTCCGCATCATGCTCCGCGGCGACAATGGCGCGACCGTGAGCTTGCTGGAAGCGCCGGAAGGCACCCAGGGGGTCAACGACATCTGGACGTTCGAGCCGGCAGCGACAGAACGCGCGTCCTGGGCCGACGCCGAACAGGGACGCCCCGGCTTCCCGGAGTTTCATCAGCTCCAGATCGCCGAATTCCTGGACGCCATCCGGCATGGCCGCCCACCAGCCGTCACCGGCCGCGACGCGCGTAACTCCCTGGCGATCATTCTGGGAATCTATGAATCGTCGCGGACCGGGAAGCCAGTGGCGCTGCGCTGAGACCGGACCTCATCGCGCGTTCGACTCAGATTCTGGACGAGACGGTCCGTGAGCGCCGCCGGTCACGCGTCGGGTTCGGGTCCGATGACCTCGTCGGCAAACGCCAGCGCATCGGCCAACGTGGTCTCGAACGACTCCGCGCTCCCGATTGCCCATTCGTGGCGAAATGCATCCGTCCCCAGCGCGGATTCGGCAGAGGCAACCGCGTCGTCGAAGAGATGACTGGTCGTGGCCGGAGCATCGGCCCAATTGTTTCTTCGCGCCATGGCCGCACTCAGCAAACGGGTCGCCCGTCCGGCTTCTCCGAGTTGCAATGCCAGGCGAGCCAATCCGTTCACAGCGAACAGCACGGTGCGTTCGTCGTTCGTCTGGCGGCTGAGCTGGATCGATTCCCGATACATCTGCGCGGCGAGGAGATGATCCGCCTCGGCCAGCGACAGGTCGCCGCGAATACCGGTCGTCATGCCGAGCGCCCAGTCGTCGCCCGTGGTGCGCATGAGCGCAATACCCTGATCGATGCTTGCGGCCGCGTTGGCTGAATCCCCGAGCTGTTGGTAGGCGCTGCCGATCTCGACCAACATGAGCGCCAGGTAGTTCATGGCGCCCACTGCCTGGAAACAGGGGACGGCCTCCTGGCAGAGCACCAGCTTTCGCTGGTAGTCGTTCTCCAATTGAGCAAGCAGTGCGCTCCCAAGAAGCGCGCGCCCCCGCAGGAACAGATCGCCGCACGATTCGGCCACGATGAACGCCTCG is part of the Thermomicrobiales bacterium genome and harbors:
- a CDS encoding Gfo/Idh/MocA family oxidoreductase → MSEQALRVGIIGCGKIARTHAEAIGITPGASLVAFCDADPGRAEAFANEFGAEIATDSLDTFFSKGTLDAAMICTPHPVHEQLVVACAEAGVHVLCEKPIAVRLEEADRMIEATDAAGVAFGVIFQRRFWPAAQRIRRAIDDGLLGTLTFGSSYSHLWRPRSYFESDPWRGKWETEGGGVMMNQAVHMVDMLQWFMGPAAEVYGKIATLRHGAYIDVEDTVAATVTFQSGALGAIEAFTTVEPEFGFRIMLRGDNGATVSLLEAPEGTQGVNDIWTFEPAATERASWADAEQGRPGFPEFHQLQIAEFLDAIRHGRPPAVTGRDARNSLAIILGIYESSRTGKPVALR
- a CDS encoding PIN domain-containing protein, whose product is MITLDTSAVLASIDRTDPNHDRVIDALARARGPLVLPIAILSEVTYLVEENLGTHILESFIWTIVEHQFILDCGDQDIARIHTLVVRYRDLPLGFSDAAVIACGERNGGLIATLDYRHFGVVAGEGTIRIVP
- a CDS encoding helix-turn-helix domain-containing protein, giving the protein MSLGAPMHLAGLVRHFRLAAGLSQEELAERSGLSARTVSDFERGLRTAPRPETIRMLSEGLGLSDSERASLIAAARPELAPHLPVESSETSLDLDAWRSELPRTAGELIGRERETADLTAMLSNGMVRLVTLTGPGGVGKTRLALAVAHEMTAAFDGGVVFVALAPVRDASLVVPTIARAIGVQETGDRPLIDRIGDALGNRPALLVLDNMEQVPDAAADVAALLAGIPELKVLVTSRGALRLSSEQLYPVPTLRLPDPEAQLLMEDATRSPAVALFIDRARQVQPAFALTETNVSPVVEICRRLDGLPLAIELAAARTSLLPPSALLARMERRLPVLTGGPRDLPERLQTMRAAIAWSYELLSPEEQTAFRQLAVFDGGFTLEAAESIMTASTQEMPGGAVVSQLDLLAALVDRGLVWQAEQPDGDARFGMLETIREFGLEQLIAAGEADAVHGAHAAWFLALAETLDTDGGPTAYGELDRIERELPNFRVALAWTEQIDDTRLGLRLAQSLFRLWMLRSHRIEGRGWLERALVRDGGEPSAERAATLVYLGEIEHTYGNVDLGVRYRLQGLALARALDHRRTIVFALAHLAGGAVDAGDAEQANLFLAEVEPRGAHPDDWIDVPGFVLYNRGMLARQLDDLDSARRFFTDALARFDRKGDVYYRAIASEMLGLTHCECGDYAQAVTSLLDSLDDWRTVGTRESLIDWMAMVATLAAAVDEPERASRWFGAVEAQAEIYGFNFPVPERERFARTAERVRTGPADPNWSAGRTLTLAQVTAEAAAWLDDSAGSFWQPVSPIEDR
- a CDS encoding sugar phosphate isomerase/epimerase → MKVGFASLVGLEPRPLVDVVAWAAANGLQGMEVNVGPGHPVTDGGSLHGHLDLDAILFDGPEPVRALFDDHGIELTALAPMINLLTSDDDLRRQRITVMEKTIDAAAALGCPTVVTYTGSGNGMYFYGLPGVGDAHPSNTVAENLARYVEVYGPLAERAEARGVRIAFETAGRGGGEGNIAHNPELWQAMFAALPSPAIGLSFDPSHLLWLGIDDTPGLIREFGSRIYHVDGKDCEIVRDRLRRQGILGSGWWRYRLPGNGELDWVAIVSALRAIGYDGTISIEQEDDLDPGYDAVARSARYLHEVLGE
- a CDS encoding nuclear transport factor 2 family protein — encoded protein: MIVKSTVDSVRSREGNRRTTDAQCYASSTGRRLSGLLVVLLVAVSFMALLEVRRIPLVSPYLARSTNATQTIRSFYAGLNEYMETGDAGAVSNLLAPDALVVVPAHGAMGADSGLLTYLMALRSTLPDLRFTVEKIESEGDIAIATVRRSGIEEAPFAALGSASGVSQEFFRVSDGRVTQQWTTEPDTVLTHPLTTAPAPVHLLQGGHLAIAELTFAPHAGGAFPVDGPALLLIEQGSLTLIGDGFSQLLDLVSGVASAPGPDERVSAKPGQAIVIPAYRANVQNDSPDTVVARIATLVQDSQGMLSAYPADRPRPPEALNHFSTMRLARTMIVGPVTVRPLGFDNYPIPAGEWEVEIVWVVLGPGTTLPPAVVGDRALAHIMTDSEPVSTSYQHPGDLPDSLRNDGSDPVTALMIRVTQLEG